In the genome of Ignavibacteriales bacterium, one region contains:
- a CDS encoding SLBB domain-containing protein yields the protein MNHKLVYICLLLFFFISLQTFPQSEQIKNKLQQEGISTKADVLEALRKRNMTEDDARRLAKQYGMDYDTFIATYITGSSVLTEPPVTSNTDQDTTKSVTNVMIQPVILDSKPEQEIQVDRTPVPGENGLEYFGYNIFKNIPSSFEPSEIGPIDPGYLIGPGDVLRLSVWGAVELQYQLTVDQQGNIFIPTAGQFFVSGTSYESLQQKMTAYLSKFYEGLASDPPTIFLDISLAKLKPIKIFVMGEINQPGGYNISSFATVFNALYAVGGPRTTGSLREIRVVRNNKVIASVDIYDYLLKGELIGDVRLQNNDMIFIPPRKKTVSISGEVLRPAIYELKENENLSKLLEFAGGLNATAYTGRAQINRIVPFEKRDKNFLDKEFIDVDLSSVIKKQSDVDLYDKDAITIFTILDKVENYVTISGSVYRPGTFELSTVSSISELIERAEGVLPETYFGKADIIRTRPDESFEFISIDLAKALEGDSENNITLEPRDEVKIYSVYELVDKKFVSISGFVKQPVTLPYADSLTLYDMVFRAGGLQDPFFRGRAFIVRGDLIRVNPDGVSTRIIPFDLEKLLKDQSFNMQLMPGDKIYIYSANVEKELDKFVTIEGEVRKPGLFPLSTNMTVTDLILQAGGFTEKSLRTTAYVNRIRPGGFEGDKLSETHIITLQPGFVKDMSDNKIETGENDFVLQHKDVVVIRKNPDYESQRRVTISGEVKYPGVYVLETRNQTVLDLIKMSGGPTSEAFLYGAVFNRGGTRLNVNLEELFESEDADDNVLLRDGDNITIPFKPNTVLLTGEVNNPGLFKFVPGESVKDYIDKAGGETDSANYIIHTKANGEADKVGFGWFTSNPDVYDGSKIHVTKLPPPPPEGLPVDVGGTIKDVLAIVVSAVTIIVLANQLK from the coding sequence ATGAACCATAAACTTGTTTATATCTGCCTGTTGTTGTTCTTTTTCATTTCACTCCAAACTTTTCCGCAGTCAGAACAAATAAAAAATAAACTGCAGCAGGAAGGCATATCAACCAAAGCTGATGTTCTTGAAGCTCTCAGGAAAAGAAACATGACTGAGGATGACGCACGCCGTCTCGCAAAACAATATGGAATGGATTACGACACCTTTATCGCTACTTATATAACAGGCAGTTCTGTTTTAACGGAACCGCCGGTCACTTCAAATACTGATCAGGACACCACCAAATCAGTAACTAACGTAATGATCCAACCGGTTATTTTGGATTCAAAACCAGAGCAGGAGATTCAGGTTGATCGTACCCCTGTTCCGGGTGAAAATGGTCTCGAATATTTTGGATATAATATTTTTAAGAACATCCCTTCATCATTTGAACCATCTGAAATAGGCCCTATTGATCCGGGATATCTTATTGGTCCGGGAGATGTATTGCGTCTTTCTGTTTGGGGTGCTGTTGAACTTCAATACCAGCTTACGGTTGATCAGCAGGGAAATATTTTTATACCGACCGCGGGACAATTTTTTGTTTCCGGAACATCTTATGAATCACTCCAGCAAAAGATGACTGCATACCTTTCCAAATTTTATGAGGGACTTGCTTCCGATCCACCGACAATATTTCTTGACATTTCACTCGCAAAACTAAAACCGATCAAAATTTTCGTGATGGGAGAAATAAACCAGCCGGGAGGATATAACATAAGCAGCTTTGCTACTGTATTTAACGCGTTATATGCTGTCGGAGGTCCGCGTACTACCGGAAGTCTAAGAGAAATTCGGGTGGTAAGGAACAACAAAGTTATTGCGTCGGTGGATATATATGATTACCTGCTAAAAGGTGAGCTTATCGGTGATGTACGTTTACAGAATAATGACATGATTTTTATTCCGCCGAGAAAGAAAACAGTTTCAATAAGCGGCGAGGTATTAAGACCCGCTATTTATGAATTGAAAGAAAATGAAAACTTATCAAAACTGCTTGAGTTTGCAGGCGGGCTAAATGCGACTGCTTACACCGGTCGTGCCCAGATCAACAGGATTGTGCCATTTGAAAAACGGGATAAGAATTTTCTTGATAAGGAATTCATTGACGTGGATCTCTCATCAGTAATAAAAAAACAAAGTGATGTTGATCTGTATGACAAAGATGCTATAACCATTTTCACTATTCTGGATAAAGTTGAAAACTATGTTACGATTTCCGGTTCTGTTTATCGCCCGGGTACGTTTGAACTTTCAACTGTAAGCAGCATAAGTGAACTGATTGAAAGAGCCGAAGGAGTTCTTCCTGAAACTTATTTTGGAAAAGCTGATATTATCAGAACGCGTCCCGATGAAAGTTTTGAGTTTATTTCAATTGATCTTGCAAAAGCGTTGGAAGGCGATTCCGAAAATAACATTACGCTTGAACCCCGTGATGAAGTAAAAATATACTCGGTGTACGAACTCGTTGACAAAAAGTTTGTTTCCATTTCAGGTTTTGTTAAACAGCCGGTGACACTTCCATACGCTGATAGTCTTACACTTTATGATATGGTTTTCCGCGCCGGCGGACTGCAGGATCCGTTCTTCAGGGGACGTGCGTTTATTGTTCGCGGTGATCTTATAAGAGTAAATCCTGATGGAGTCTCAACAAGAATAATTCCGTTTGATCTTGAAAAACTCTTGAAGGATCAGTCCTTTAATATGCAGTTGATGCCCGGCGATAAAATTTATATCTACAGTGCAAATGTTGAAAAAGAACTTGATAAGTTTGTAACAATTGAAGGTGAAGTGAGAAAACCAGGACTCTTTCCTCTAAGCACAAACATGACGGTTACTGACCTGATTTTACAAGCCGGAGGATTTACTGAAAAATCGTTAAGAACAACTGCGTATGTTAACAGGATAAGACCCGGAGGTTTTGAAGGTGATAAATTATCCGAAACCCACATCATTACATTGCAGCCTGGTTTTGTAAAAGATATGAGTGACAATAAAATTGAAACCGGAGAAAATGATTTTGTACTTCAGCATAAAGATGTTGTTGTGATAAGGAAAAATCCGGATTATGAAAGTCAAAGAAGAGTAACAATTTCAGGTGAAGTGAAATACCCCGGAGTATATGTTCTTGAAACCAGGAATCAAACAGTACTTGATTTAATAAAAATGAGCGGTGGTCCGACTTCGGAAGCATTTTTATACGGTGCAGTTTTTAACAGGGGCGGAACCAGGCTGAATGTAAATCTTGAAGAACTTTTTGAAAGTGAAGATGCGGATGATAACGTATTACTTCGTGACGGCGATAACATTACTATCCCATTTAAACCAAACACAGTGCTGCTTACTGGTGAAGTAAACAACCCGGGGTTATTCAAATTTGTGCCAGGTGAATCAGTGAAAGATTATATTGATAAAGCCGGAGGCGAAACCGACAGTGCAAATTATATCATTCACACCAAAGCAAATGGTGAAGCGGATAAAGTTGGTTTCGGATGGTTTACAAGTAACCCGGATGTTTATGACGGTTCTAAAATTCATGTAACAAAACTTCCGCCGCCTCCGCCCGAAGGATTACCTGTGGATGTTGGCGGAACTATTAAGGATGTACTTGCAATAGTTGTAAGTGCAGTAACAATAATTGTATTAGCAAACCAATTGAAATGA
- the mgtE gene encoding magnesium transporter yields MLSQLLQPEIKSLIEERELSTLKEILSDWSPTDIAELLADLPENEQVIIFRLLPKDLAADTFEYLEFDPQMSLLKAMGKEEVATVLNEMSPDDRTALLEELPGAAARQLITLLSAEERKIAQALLGYPENSVGRLMTPDYIAVRPEWTIKETLDFVRVNGHNSETLNIVYVIDPKGKLIDDIRIRDFLLAPLDGVVADLMDENFIALHVTDDQETAVELFKKYDRVAIPVVDAFGVLLGIVTVDDIIDVAEEEATEDIHKLGGMEALEDPYISVPLLEMVKKRAGWLVILLIGEMLTASAMGFFEDEISKAVILALFVPLIISSGGNTGSQAATLVIRAMALGEITLQDWWTVMRREIISGFLLGCILGAVGFLRIFVWTTFSDTFGSHWVEIGLTVSFSLIGVVLWGTLTGSMLPFVLRRFGADPATSSAPFVATLVDVIGIVIYFGFAIFFLSGTLL; encoded by the coding sequence ATGCTAAGCCAGTTGCTTCAACCTGAAATAAAATCACTGATAGAAGAGCGTGAGCTTAGCACGCTGAAAGAAATTTTAAGCGATTGGTCTCCAACCGATATTGCAGAACTGCTTGCCGACCTTCCTGAAAATGAACAGGTAATAATCTTCCGGTTACTTCCCAAAGATCTCGCCGCCGATACATTTGAGTATCTTGAATTCGACCCCCAGATGAGCCTGTTAAAAGCAATGGGCAAAGAAGAAGTTGCTACAGTACTTAATGAAATGTCACCTGATGATCGAACCGCACTTCTCGAAGAATTACCCGGAGCTGCTGCCAGACAATTAATTACACTTCTTTCAGCAGAAGAAAGAAAAATTGCCCAGGCACTTCTTGGTTACCCTGAGAACAGCGTCGGAAGGTTGATGACGCCGGATTACATTGCCGTAAGACCGGAGTGGACAATCAAAGAAACACTCGACTTTGTACGAGTGAACGGGCACAACAGCGAAACATTAAACATTGTGTATGTTATAGATCCCAAAGGAAAATTAATTGACGACATAAGAATAAGGGATTTTCTGCTGGCTCCGCTTGATGGTGTTGTTGCAGACCTGATGGATGAAAATTTTATAGCTCTTCATGTTACCGATGACCAGGAAACTGCTGTTGAGTTATTCAAAAAATATGATCGTGTGGCTATCCCTGTTGTAGATGCGTTTGGTGTACTGCTTGGGATAGTAACAGTTGATGACATTATAGATGTCGCGGAAGAAGAAGCGACCGAAGATATACACAAACTCGGCGGTATGGAAGCGTTAGAAGATCCTTACATTTCCGTTCCGCTTTTGGAGATGGTGAAGAAAAGAGCAGGATGGCTTGTGATACTTCTTATTGGTGAAATGCTTACGGCAAGCGCAATGGGATTCTTTGAAGATGAAATAAGTAAAGCGGTAATACTCGCGTTGTTTGTTCCGCTTATAATTTCAAGCGGGGGAAACACCGGTTCACAGGCGGCAACACTTGTGATACGCGCAATGGCTCTTGGTGAAATTACTCTGCAGGATTGGTGGACTGTAATGCGCAGAGAAATTATTTCAGGATTTTTATTAGGCTGCATACTCGGTGCAGTAGGATTTCTGAGAATATTTGTATGGACAACCTTTAGTGATACTTTTGGTTCTCACTGGGTTGAAATCGGATTAACAGTTAGCTTTTCCTTAATCGGGGTTGTACTGTGGGGAACACTTACCGGTTCAATGCTTCCGTTTGTGCTTCGAAGATTTGGTGCGGACCCGGCAACATCTTCCGCTCCTTTTGTTGCGACACTTGTTGATGTGATAGGTATTGTAATTTACTTCGGCTTCGCAATTTTTTTCCTTAGCGGCACATTACTTTGA